In one window of Gemmatimonadales bacterium DNA:
- a CDS encoding PaaI family thioesterase, with product MSAPKAIQDYYPDDFAHCYGCGRLNPRGLQLKTRWDGDETVARFTPRAEQVALPGFVYGGLIASLVDCHAMGTAAAAVERAEGREVGAGPAPRFVTASLRIEFLRPTPLGSELEVRARAVEVGARKVVVHATVSANGTVTATGEVVAVRMPDSMLSRSVPGERG from the coding sequence ATGAGCGCGCCGAAGGCCATCCAGGACTACTATCCGGACGACTTCGCCCACTGCTACGGCTGCGGGCGGCTCAACCCGCGCGGCCTCCAGCTCAAGACGCGATGGGACGGCGACGAGACGGTGGCGCGGTTCACCCCGCGCGCCGAGCAGGTCGCCCTCCCGGGCTTCGTGTACGGCGGCCTGATCGCATCGCTCGTGGACTGCCACGCCATGGGCACCGCGGCGGCGGCGGTCGAACGCGCGGAGGGGCGCGAGGTCGGCGCCGGACCGGCGCCCCGCTTCGTCACGGCCTCGCTCCGGATCGAGTTTCTCCGGCCGACGCCCCTGGGCTCTGAGCTGGAGGTCCGCGCCCGCGCCGTCGAGGTTGGAGCGCGCAAGGTGGTCGTGCACGCCACGGTCTCGGCGAACGGCACCGTCACGGCCACCGGGGAGGTGGTCGCCGTTCGGATGCCGGATTCGATGCTGTCCAGGTCCGTCCCGGGGGAGCGCGGATGA